The following is a genomic window from Plasmodium yoelii strain 17X genome assembly, chromosome: 12.
ATAAATGTtcttaataaaaaagataaaaaatttgatGTATATTATGTAGATAAAATACCATATccatatgaaaaaaatgaatatgaaaaatcattaaatataaatataaataaagaggTTAATGATATTTCTACATTTAACAAATTAATAGCACCACAAGTGACAAATAAAGTTGGAAATATTATTTCTCCATTAGTTCATAATCCATTTGAAATTGCAAGTATATTAACtttaaggaaaaaaaaaaataaggcAAAATTGTgaacaaaaaatacaaaaaatacaaaaaatacaaaaaaatacaaaaaaatacaaaaaaaatatgaacgttcagaatttttacatttttttttggctAGCTAAACACTCAAAATTAAATatcattgtttttttttatttgtttaatttaAGTGATACATagtatatcattttttttgaaaatatattcttaattttttgcTTAAACATTCTCAATTTTTTGCTTAAacattcttaattttttgcTTAAATGTCCTCCATTACGTGCTtgtttatgtatatatatgcatgtgcATATGTCTTTTTTGCAATCAGCATTTTTCGACATGTGTGTGTGGAGTGAACAATTTTCATAGATATTCTCATTCCGTAaggaatattattttttttaattaaatattaacatattcaACCACATaggtatatattttaattagtTTTTTGGGAAAATTGTGTTTGTTCTTAATGAAGGATACAATGATAGTTGCATATCgtataaaaaaggaaagcACACACGAATGGatgaatgaataaataaataaataaatatgtatatatatgtgtgtatatatatgtgtgtgtatatatggGTATGTAGAAACGGGTTTATGAGGAAATGTGCTAcgttaaaattttataaaatagtaTGACATATGAATAtctttacaaaaaaaaagcaaacaAAACAATGTGTGGCTATTTGCACACAGAGAAAATAGGTAGATATATGGAAAGTTTATTCAATGTTGTTTCTCCAAATTTCGTCTTATTTCTGCTGTATGTTCATTAAAATAACGATCCaactttttattatatattttatttcgcctattaatataatttttgaaaatttcaTTATCATTTGTTCTTTTTCTACTAAGCTTACTTCTTAATTCTTCTTGTTTTTTACAGAAttctataactttatttttatctttatcaGTACATGGTGTATTATCATGaattaacaaattatttccataaaaatttttaccatatatttcttttttttcatcatatatttttctatttattgacaaattaaattttatttttttgtataaatttatatcattatcaAGTTCATATgcttccatttttttttttttttttttgcttatCGAATTGTACGCCTTTATAGCGCTTGTATTGTAAACGTAGTTCCTTTCTTCGGTTTGTTCATTTCGCTCATTTGGTTCGGCTTGCTCATTTTGTTCGGCTTGCTCATTTTGTTCGACTTTCTCATTTTGTTCGGCTTGCTCATTTCGCTCATTTTCTGGGACATTTTTTTGCGTCTGTTTTTTGATTCCTTTTGGAACAGCATTTACTacgtttttatttttttcaaatgtgtaattaatatattctaaatatttatttcgttGGCCAGTAAAAGATTGGcccattttttcttttatattttccatttcatTTAAGCTTTTtgattgatttatttttagttGGATTTCTAACAGTCTCCTTTCCCTTTCTGTCATTtctttgtttatatttttttcaaatatgtTTACACATGATTCCAAAGATTCCTCTTTTTCTTCAATTTTTTCGGAAATTTTCTTACTTGCTTGGTCATTATCTATTTTATAGTATTCTTGTGAGGCATCTCGTTTTTTATGCTCATTtttatgttcatttttatgcTCATTTTTATGCTCATTTTTATGCTGGCTTTGGGCATGGGTTTCATCTTGACCTTGCTCATTCTCACTTATTTTAGCAACTTGTTGTGGCAATTCTTTTTCTGCATGTTTCGAACCCAATTCAATAGTTTCAAGTATTTTGTTTAGCAATTCAATacctttttgtttttctgtaactttatttttattatctctGTCTTTAGCATTTAGTGAGTCATATATAGGAAGGTCATTTTCTGCATCAAATTCGtcatctattttatttttatttgtttcataaaaattattaaataaactattaatatatgattgtCTATTTGATATTTGTtcagatttaaaaaaagattcATGTATTTCATTACAATCagatatataaatgttaacCTTTGgttgataaaaattattaacaggCAATAATTCAATTGCTCGTATaatgtgcatatttttaattaccCGTCcaataataacatttttattatcatatttttttattttatttaatgtaattttaaaaattgaggaacattttttttttcctactTGAATAACTGTTAATAAACCTGCacttaaatgttttctttgtgaatattctttattatatgtCTCTCCATAAATACattcaattttttcatatttatttttatttgttaataaattgTTACTAATATATTCAAAGTTATTATTCTTATTTCCTAAATGAACCTTATTTCTTAAATAGCCACATTttattgatttatttttttttattttttctattttacaatttttatatgttaacaTTTCATTTGAGTAAATACTATGATATTCATTTCCTTTACATAGACTTAAAAAATTTTCTATTGATTTTTCTATTCCTTCAtcattatataattcaaaataAACTTTTCCTAATCTTATTGTATTTATGGAAAATTccaaatatacatattttttttttttccccatTTTATTAGCTAGCTAATTAACATTATATACTCCTTTCTTAATTTCTTATATAATTggatgtatatatacatggatcttttatttataatctgagtaatcaaaatttttatcattgaTTGTTTTGTTACTTGATGGgacaaattatttaaacaTTTCCAAAACTATAATTATTAAcctgttcatttttttgctAAATcgaaggaaaaaaaaaattcaaacaagttcaaaaaataaaaaaaaatacaaaaaaataaaaaaaaattcaaaaaaataaaaaaaaaattcaaaaaaataaaaaaaaattccccAAAAATTcatgaaatataatatatgcgAAGAACGAGTAGGAAAATTGCAGCACTGTTTACGATACATATAtctggaaaaaaaaaaagaacaaaacggataataagttttattcGAGTCAAATAATTCccaaatttaattttattgcaAACTGCTTATCCGGCTTAATAAGTGAGTAGTgactgtttttttttccaaaattATTGTTCTGAACAGTTGCGAAAATAAGgactatatatatagtaaaatatggttaaaaaaaatagcaaattttatataacattttcttTTGTGTATATACTAACACaacatcaaaaaatatataaccaCATCTcatcacatatatataattagaaataaataaatttaattaaaaattttcaaatattttacttaacatatatatatactcaAAATGGCATTAAAGCaagattataaaaattcaattatagaaaaaatgtTTACATTGAACAAAATTTCGAATTCCcaatattatgaaaatataataaatgaaaaaaaaaaatcagaaaaattaataaatataaataatattaaaaatgatttgCTAAATCAAGATCTGTCCTTGGATATAtgccaaaaaaaaaaagactactatttaaatacaaaaagtaCAAATAAcattcaaaattatttttatttttatgattatcgtaaatgtatttataatcttgatggaaaaatatatatggataAAAACCCTATTCAAATATTAAGTAACCTAATTACATATCAATCAatttttaatacatatatgcaCACACGTTTGTATctccatatttatatacaccACTCTGAATTTGTATTATGTCTATACACACTTTTCtatgattttattttaagaTAATAACAAAGAAAGAGATTCCCGATTGAATGAACCGATTCCCATACACAACTACAACTCATTTATATATGCCTACAATATATGAGCCAAAAATTTATAGATTGTACATAatgaaaatagtaataaGCGAAATGAAAACCAACTATATATCTCAAAAACCAACTATATATCTCAAAAAACAACTATATATCTCAAAAAACAACTATATATCTCAAAAACCAACTATATATCTCAAAAAACAACTATATATCTCAAAAAACAACTATATATCTCAAAAACCAACTATATATCTCAAAAACCAACTATATATCTCAAAAACCAACTATATATCTCAAAAACCAACTATATATCTCAAATTGTTTATGCAGGTCCCCCCTATGTTAATTTCATCAGTGAGCAAAACTTTTatctttttaataatatataaaaaaaaaaatatttaacttggaaaaataaaaataaatatttctctaatttgtataaaaaatgtaactaaaaaaaatgggaagCATGAtcaagtaaaaaaaataagcgaaataaatgttattttCATTTCCCTGTTTTCTGTTGACTGTCTTCCTCTATTTATAAACAAACCCGGTATATCTAATCACTACACGGAAACTAGCcaatttgtttaaaaaaaaaaaaaaaaaaaaaatagctagtTGTGTATTTGTTCAGGTAATAAGTGTACATACACACACATATgaatgtacatatatttttagagAAATTGTTATTCATTTGATGGTCTCTTTTCATTTATACTATCAATTTCTTTTgcttttgtaaatttttcaAGTTCATTTTCTAAACCCTCTTTTCCACTTAATAATAAACCAACTGGAATTTTATAACCAGGACTACAACCTTTAAGTTGAACAattaattcattttcttttctaAGAGTTCTAAAAACTCTCATTAATCTTCCAATAGATTGTACTTTTTTCCTTAAAGCATCAGCTTTATCTCTTGAAGTTTGTATTTCttcatttgtttttaaattttgattatctacataatttgtattattattaaatgagTCATCTTTTAATAATCCTTCATGcatatttgaatttttattttgatcatttatatttaactttttattattatcttcaatataacttaatatttgtaaaatttCAGGAggtaaaataatattattcatATCATCATTTGAATTATTAATGCTAGAATTTAGAATTGAGTAAATTATTTCTGTTACTTTTTCACTAACAAATGGTATTGACCATGTAAatagattcataaaatttgGTAAATGATATGGATGTGGTGAAAAACTAAATTGTTGTATATTTAATGTGTTACTATCAAATTTTAGCACAGCTCCtttgttattatatacatcACAATAATTTGGAGCCGAAAAAATAGTTATAACTGTAGGAAATCctgtttttaaatttgtttgatgcattttataacCTTCTAATTGAGCTTCATGTGCTCTTATAATTGATAataatccatttttttctaaaaaagaTGTTGCAGCATTATATCCAAAAAAATAGCTACATCCTCTTATATCAtttggaaaatataattcttGTTGAATTGTATGTTCTTCTTTATCTTCATCAATAGGATCAGCCCAAAGTATATCACAAAATATTCCTGATCGTGGTGGTTCCTGAAATCTAGTGAATGCACATATTTGATTTAAAAGAATAAGTTCAGGTGATAATCCACCATGTACTCCTAAAAATTTTCCATTTATTACTGCAGATAATGGTAAAGTATCAAATGATTCCATAAATGCATAATATACTActatatcatatttatattcacatTCATctctaaaattaaaaaatgttgtcATTTGCCTACATTCATGATTTCCTCGAATTAACCATATTTTATCTgggaaatttatttttaatgcatataataataataagacTTCGATACTAAATGATCCTCTATCTACATAATCtcctaaaaataaaaattgtgtaTTATCAGGATTTCCTCCAACttctaataattttaacaaaTCATAATATTGTCCATGAATATCTCCAACTATTGTAATAGGATCTTGTAGTCTTAATAAATTGGGTTCATTACTAACTATATctataactttttttattatatctaaacaatcttctttttttattcgaCCTTCTTTTCTTAAATGGTGCATCAATGTTTTATAATCTGGAGCCCCGTCTATTCCATTTGGGTACAGGAGTTGCGTATTAAGTGGCTACAAAAATTGAAagtaaaaacatatatatatttacatatttacatttttacatatttatacatttttacatttttacatatttatacatttttacatttttacgTTTGATATAGTTTTACTTTTGATGGGGGAGGCTCGACATCTTTTATTTGTCTGTCATTTTTTGGATCTGGTAAAGGttccattattttttttttatttttttttttttaattcgtatacatatattaatatatttaattatttgtcTATAATCACTcaattgtttatttattattttataatatctaaattttttttttttttttttacatgaTTAAAAATGAGCAAActtatgttttttaaaaaaagacgTATTAGTAGGCTTTAAATATGTAGACATTTATTTGGCAAGTTTGGCAAGTTTGGAAAGTTTGGGAAAATTACGAAAAATTTACTTGAGATTAAAAAACATTGGATCGTAAATGCTTGataacatataaattttaaatcgTCAAAAAgggaatatataataatatatatgtgtatgtatatatatatatgtgtattatGTATGGTATGATACGATTTTTCTCcttataaaaatggagataattataaatgtaCTTGTAATGCATAATATACCATATTATATATCTGCCATACATATATCAATGCATTTGCTATATTTTGCTAATTTTGCTATGTTTGCTAATTTTGCTGTTTGCTAATTTTGCTATGTTTGCTAATTTTGCTGTTTGCTAATTTTGctaatttttctatatctTTTGTTGGCTTGCTTGCAGTTTATACTTTGCATTATTATCACATAAatctataaaataatacagTTCCAAagaaaaaacgaaaaaaaatgtgtgtgCATGCTAAAATACATAAttaagatttaaaaaaatgtaaaattcATAAATCTATCATATaagatattataaaaaacaatttaattttttatatttttgtttcaaTAAAAATCAATTTTATTCACTCTTTCGTTTTATtcattcgttttttttttcattttttttttcatttttttttcatttttttttcatttttttttcatttttttttcattttttttcattttttttcatttttttttcatttttttctttttttttttgcattatttctatattaaaCATAGTAACAATGACACATTAAAACTTCAATATATTGCATTTTGGAggaacatatatttttttctttatagaaatttcttttaaaaaaaatataattttttaatttaaagtGGAAAATAAGCCCCTTttataatgatgataatatatttatataaataataaatcccaatataatttgtatatctGCATATTTAAAcgtatacatataaatatagtaatatatttgtgtatGTAAAAATAACGGCACGAGAATATATGAGCAGCAAAATGCATACAAAGTagtatgcatttttttatgtacaaTATGGAAAAgttgaaatttttttttttttttttttttatttcaaggATACATTACATTTTATTCCACGATAAAAAGAaattgaaaatgaaaatgaaaaaatttcAACAC
Proteins encoded in this region:
- a CDS encoding protein phosphatase 2B is translated as MEPLPDPKNDRQIKDVEPPPSKPLNTQLLYPNGIDGAPDYKTLMHHLRKEGRIKKEDCLDIIKKVIDIVSNEPNLLRLQDPITIVGDIHGQYYDLLKLLEVGGNPDNTQFLFLGDYVDRGSFSIEVLLLLYALKINFPDKIWLIRGNHECRQMTTFFNFRDECEYKYDIVVYYAFMESFDTLPLSAVINGKFLGVHGGLSPELILLNQICAFTRFQEPPRSGIFCDILWADPIDEDKEEHTIQQELYFPNDIRGCSYFFGYNAATSFLEKNGLLSIIRAHEAQLEGYKMHQTNLKTGFPTVITIFSAPNYCDVYNNKGAVLKFDSNTLNIQQFSFSPHPYHLPNFMNLFTWSIPFVSEKVTEIIYSILNSSINNSNDDMNNIILPPEILQILSYIEDNNKKLNINDQNKNSNMHEGLLKDDSFNNNTNYVDNQNLKTNEEIQTSRDKADALRKKVQSIGRLMRVFRTLRKENELIVQLKGCSPGYKIPVGLLLSGKEGLENELEKFTKAKEIDSINEKRPSNE